The Paenibacillus yonginensis genome segment TTGGCAGCGGGGGCAGCTTCTGGAGAAACGCCCCAAGCTCAAAGCAATATCCAAGTCCAAAACGTGCTGGAGGAGGCGCTGCCGGAAGCTGGGCTGGAAGTACAGAATGAGCGGCGTCCGAGCGGGCCGCGGACAAAAGAGCAGCAGGAGGGTGAAAGAGCTAGCTTCTTCCCGACTGAGCTGGCTGCGCCTTTAGAAACATTAACGGCTCAGCCAAGGGTTAAAGGGAAAGAAACCTCCGGTCCTGCTGCAGATGATTTGTTCAGAAAGCTGCTGCTAAATGATATTCAGCAAATGAAAGCAATGATGAACAAGCTGGCTAAGGAACAAAGTGATGAACGCATCCTTCCGGGCCCGCTGGATCAGCTCCTGAACCGCCTTAAAGCGCAGGAGGTAGAACCGGAGTTGGCGGAAAGCTGGATCGAACCGGTTTATGAGGCCTGGGAGGCTTCGGGCGAAAGCTTAGGAGAGCTTGAGCTGAAACAGAAGGTTCGTCGGGAAATCAGCCGTTTTCTTGAAACCCGGTTATCCGAAGGGATTTCCGATACGGCAAGAATGGTATATGTAGCGGGACCGACAGGCGTCGGCAAAACCACGACGATTGCCAAAATGGCTGCCGATCAAATTTTCCGCAAGCAGAAAAAAGTCGGTTTCATCACGGCGGATACTTACCGGATTTCTGCCGTAGAGCAGCTTAGGACATATGCGTCCATTCTGAATGTTCCGCTTGAGGTCGTGCAGTCGCCAGGCGACATGAAGAGAGCGGCCGCCCGATTGGAGAACTGCGATCTGATCTTTATGGATACAGCCGGAAGAAATTATCTGAACGAGCTTTATGTAGCAGAACTGCATAGTCTCTTAGCGGTGAAAGAACAGAGCGAAACCTGTCTGGTGTTGAGTCTGACCTCGAAGTCCAAGGATATGAAGACAATTTCAGAGCACTTCTCCAAATACGGTCTGGACAAGGTGATCTTCACCAAGCTGGATGAAACGGAGAGTTGCGGCAGCATGTTTAATCTGTTATCCCAGTATCCGCTGAAGCTGCTTTTCCTGACCAACGGCCAAAACGTGCCGGATGATCTCGTTTCGGTTGACCAGGAAATGTTGATCCATATGCTCCTGGGAGATGAAGGCGTATGAGTGATCAGGCAGAATCCTTAAGAGCCATGATTCAGTCGCGGGCGCTGCGGGAGAAGCAGGATGGGCCTGAAGTTCAGGCCAAATCCGCTAAAATCATTACGGTCAGCAGTGGAAAAGGTGGCGTCGGCAAGTCCAACTTCACTTTGAATCTGGCTTTAGGACTGCAAGCTCTGGGCAAAAAGGTGCTGCTCTTCGACGCAGATATCGGCATGGCCAATATTGATGTTTTGATGGGTGTACGGCCCAGGTATAGCCTCTATCATTTGCTCAAGGGCGAGAAGAAGATTTCAGAGATTGTGGAATACGGGCAAAACGGGCTGCCTTTTATTGCTGGCGGTTCGGGTTTGGCCGACTTGTTTTCCTTATCGGAGCAGGATCTAGAGTATTTCACTTCTCAAATCGAGGCGATTGCCGGGGAAATGGATTTTATCCTGTTTGATACGGGAGCAGGTTTATCCAAGGAAACGTTCAATTTTATCACGGCTGCGGATGAATGCCTGGTTGTTACGACACCCGAGCCTACTTCGATAACGGATGCCTACGCTTTGATCAAGGTGGTCAGCAGTACTCGTCCCGATGTGAAATTCCGGCTGGTCATCAACCGGGCGGAAGGGGAAAAAGAAGCGCGGTTTGTAGCGGATAAAATTACGCTGGTCGCGGAGCGTTTTCTGGATTTGAGCATTCCTTTGCTCGGCTATATTCACGATGAGCCATACGTCGTAAACGCCGTCAAACGGCAAATTCCATTTCTGGTAGCTTATCCACACTGCTCGGCTTCCAAGGATATCCGGCAGATAGCTCAAGCTTTTGCGGAAGACAAACAAGAAGTTAGGCAGGAAGGCGCTTTGACGGGAATCAAGGGTTTTTTACACAAGTGGCTGCGTACAAAATGATTCTTACAAGAACAGAGGTGGACTTATGAAACCTTATCGGATCTTGGTTGTCGATGATTCGCCTTTTATGCGTAAAATTATCACCGATCTTATTGAACAAGACCCTGCTTTCTGGGTGGAACGGACTGCAGCCAACGGTTTGGAAGCTGTGAAGCTGATTAAGGAGCTGTCCCCGGACCTCGTCACTATGGATGTCGAGATGCCGGAGATGAACGGTCTTGAAGCGCTGAAAAGCATTATGCATGAACATCCGGTTCCGGTTATCATGCTTTCCGGTATCAATGAACAGGGGATGCGGGAAACGATTATGGCGTTGGAGCTTGGCGCTTTTGATTTTATCCGCAAACCTTCCATCACCGGCAATTCGCAGAGCATCGCCGAAATCGGGGAAGCGCTCCGCATGCAAATCCAAGCTGCAATGGCCAGCCGGGAAAGACGCCTTGCCAGAGAAGAGGCGCTGCGAAAGCGGGCGGAGGAGCCGAAGGTGCCTCCGCAACCCCATATTGAATCTGCCGCAAAGACCACAAAATCAGCCAAATCTGAGCAGCTCCCCGGTTTATCGGCAGAGAGCGTCGGAAAAGTTAAAAACTCGGCCGCAACA includes the following:
- the flhF gene encoding flagellar biosynthesis protein FlhF, which gives rise to MRVKRYIVETMPDAMLKIRKDLGGDAVILSTKKIKVGGFLGMFGKVKLEVIAGVDEMEETESLPRSNPPAAKLDPIQPANRMAASSPPGAVRQANGREREARAAASAAAQQTAAGQASTSGRVGAQAYRRAADLAAGAASGETPQAQSNIQVQNVLEEALPEAGLEVQNERRPSGPRTKEQQEGERASFFPTELAAPLETLTAQPRVKGKETSGPAADDLFRKLLLNDIQQMKAMMNKLAKEQSDERILPGPLDQLLNRLKAQEVEPELAESWIEPVYEAWEASGESLGELELKQKVRREISRFLETRLSEGISDTARMVYVAGPTGVGKTTTIAKMAADQIFRKQKKVGFITADTYRISAVEQLRTYASILNVPLEVVQSPGDMKRAAARLENCDLIFMDTAGRNYLNELYVAELHSLLAVKEQSETCLVLSLTSKSKDMKTISEHFSKYGLDKVIFTKLDETESCGSMFNLLSQYPLKLLFLTNGQNVPDDLVSVDQEMLIHMLLGDEGV
- a CDS encoding MinD/ParA family protein — protein: MSDQAESLRAMIQSRALREKQDGPEVQAKSAKIITVSSGKGGVGKSNFTLNLALGLQALGKKVLLFDADIGMANIDVLMGVRPRYSLYHLLKGEKKISEIVEYGQNGLPFIAGGSGLADLFSLSEQDLEYFTSQIEAIAGEMDFILFDTGAGLSKETFNFITAADECLVVTTPEPTSITDAYALIKVVSSTRPDVKFRLVINRAEGEKEARFVADKITLVAERFLDLSIPLLGYIHDEPYVVNAVKRQIPFLVAYPHCSASKDIRQIAQAFAEDKQEVRQEGALTGIKGFLHKWLRTK